From the genome of Vicia villosa cultivar HV-30 ecotype Madison, WI linkage group LG2, Vvil1.0, whole genome shotgun sequence, one region includes:
- the LOC131646906 gene encoding uncharacterized protein LOC131646906, giving the protein MVGSSSRTSTVGSVSSHDLPRCGCGKTMKMWRANTVQNPNRKFLKCRNAGTGNSCELFLWDDEILHFSKGETVTSPFCKKCELLQMKLESVSNKLEKAKMKVEVQKRKNMQLRIALVVCCMIVGCIYNFM; this is encoded by the exons ATGGTTGGTAGCAGTTCACGCACGAGCACGGTTGGGTCAGTATCATCGCATGATTTGCCCAGATGTGGGTGTGGTAAAACGATGAAGATGTGGAGAGCCAACACAGTGCAAAACCCCAATCGAAAATTCTTGAAATGTCGAAACGCTGGG ACTGGGAATAGCTGTGAACTTTTTCTATGGGATGATGAAATACTCCATTTCAGCAAAGGAGAAACCGTAACTTCACCATTTTGTAAGAAGTGTGAACTACTACAAATGAAACTGGAATCAGTGTCAAACAAATTGGAGAAAGCGAAGATGAAGGTTGAAGTTCAGAAAAGGAAAAACATGCAGCTTAGGATAGCACTTGTTGTGTGTTGTATGATTGTTGGTTGTATTTACAATTTCATGTAA